The Paenibacillus uliginis N3/975 genome has a window encoding:
- a CDS encoding CopG family ribbon-helix-helix protein: protein MANMQNTKRIMISLPDHLLQEVDGIAQLENSNRSELIRQAMKLYLNERKKRYIRESMQRGYMEMAKINLTMASEAFHAEEDADSTLDRLVSGV, encoded by the coding sequence GTGGCCAACATGCAGAACACCAAACGAATCATGATCAGTTTACCGGATCATCTTTTGCAGGAAGTGGACGGGATTGCTCAGCTGGAAAATTCCAACCGTAGTGAGCTTATCAGGCAGGCCATGAAGCTGTATTTGAATGAACGCAAGAAGCGTTATATTCGTGAATCTATGCAGCGGGGTTACATGGAGATGGCTAAGATCAACCTGACTATGGCATCTGAAGCGTTTCACGCGGAGGAAGATGCAGACAGCACTCTGGACCGCTTAGTAAGCGGGGTGTAG
- a CDS encoding type II toxin-antitoxin system PemK/MazF family toxin translates to MIVKRGDVFFADLSPVVGSEQGGVRPVLVIQNDIGNRFSPTVIVAAITAQIQKAKLPTHVEIDAAAHGFDRDSVILLEQIRTIDKQRLTDKITHLDEETMSKVDDSLQISLGLIDF, encoded by the coding sequence GTGATCGTAAAACGCGGCGACGTATTTTTTGCGGATCTTTCACCCGTTGTCGGTTCCGAGCAGGGCGGTGTAAGACCGGTCCTCGTCATTCAGAACGATATCGGTAACCGGTTCAGTCCTACGGTAATTGTTGCGGCTATAACCGCACAAATTCAGAAAGCTAAACTTCCGACCCACGTTGAAATAGACGCGGCGGCCCATGGATTTGACCGAGATTCCGTAATTTTGCTGGAGCAGATCCGAACGATTGATAAGCAGCGGTTAACCGATAAGATCACCCATCTGGACGAGGAAACGATGAGCAAGGTGGATGATTCCCTGCAGATCAGTTTGGGTTTGATTGATTTCTAG
- the cmpA gene encoding cortex morphogenetic protein CmpA yields the protein MPQWLCNQLTRAFRKKDRRQIKLLNECWFFYRNSPGESSDAQ from the coding sequence TTGCCGCAATGGCTCTGCAATCAACTGACACGTGCCTTTCGCAAAAAGGACAGACGCCAAATCAAACTACTGAACGAGTGCTGGTTTTTTTACCGAAACTCCCCGGGTGAGAGCTCGGATGCCCAATAA
- a CDS encoding ArsR/SmtB family transcription factor, with translation MNQKQSSIPISVEQSKLLGSAQRVKIIGAIADEAKTAKQVADELGQSPGSTHYHIQKLHDGGLIDLVETRTAGGIVEKYYIAKAKWFDSDGEQFPDPILADNFVSSSSTKINLRLALTPDQREELTAEFKSLMEKWVALTSASKEEGTEFAIGFKLISAEKKSGS, from the coding sequence ATGAATCAGAAACAAAGCTCCATTCCGATATCCGTTGAACAGTCTAAACTGTTAGGTAGTGCACAGCGGGTGAAAATTATAGGCGCAATTGCGGACGAGGCTAAAACAGCAAAACAGGTGGCCGATGAACTTGGACAGTCTCCGGGTAGTACGCATTACCATATTCAGAAGCTGCATGATGGAGGCTTAATTGATCTGGTTGAGACAAGAACAGCGGGCGGAATCGTGGAGAAATACTATATAGCTAAAGCGAAATGGTTCGATTCTGACGGCGAACAGTTTCCCGATCCCATCTTGGCGGATAATTTTGTATCTTCAAGCTCCACGAAGATTAACCTTAGGCTAGCTCTGACACCAGACCAGAGAGAAGAGCTAACAGCGGAATTTAAATCATTGATGGAAAAATGGGTGGCCCTTACCTCGGCATCGAAGGAGGAAGGAACAGAATTTGCAATCGGCTTTAAGCTGATATCTGCTGAGAAGAAATCTGGTTCTTAA
- a CDS encoding Tex family protein, whose product MSELEAVVEVNEEQIRKEEYERIVKQIAKELQLSVKQVRTTVELLDEGNTIPFIARYRKEMTGELDENRLRDIEDRTNYLRNLEVRKREVIRIIDEQGKLTDELRSSIDQAVKLQEVEDLYRPYKQKRKTRASVAKEKGLEPLASWIWNQPKQGDALTEAANYVDEEKGVATAEEALQGAMDILAENIADDATVRSWVRRYSMDHGILTSEAKDKEAESVYENYYEYRELAKKMPPHRILAINRGERENILKVGLEVPPESIHGYIGKQVLSGTSMVSDILNAVIEDAYKRLIAPSIEREVRGELTEKGENQAISIFAGNLRSLLLQPPVKGRCVLGVDPAYRTGCKLAVVDDTGKLLEVAVTYPTPPNNKKREAAAKFKELITKYGIQLIVIGNGTGSRETEQFVAEVISDIGDPDLAYLIVNEAGASVYSASKLAQEEFPDLDVAERSAASIARRVQDPLAELVKIDPKSIGVGQYQHDVSQKHLEESLKAVVESAVNHVGVDVNTASPSLLSYVAGINATIAKNIVKYREENGKFVSRKQLQKVPRLGAKTFEQCVGFMRISDGDNTLDSTPIHPESYPVVDRLFKELNVSSDKVGTKELSELLDGQATENLAVKLEVGVPTLRDILDSLQRPGRDPREELPLPIFRTDVLKIEDLLPGMELQGTVRNVIDFGAFVDIGIKSDGLVHISQLSDGYVKHPMDVVSVGDNVTVWVLNVDLKKGRVGLTMRKPKDQ is encoded by the coding sequence TTGTCTGAATTAGAAGCTGTCGTGGAAGTGAATGAGGAACAGATCCGCAAAGAAGAGTATGAGAGGATCGTCAAACAAATCGCCAAGGAGCTTCAGTTGTCAGTCAAGCAGGTCCGTACGACCGTTGAACTGCTGGATGAAGGAAATACGATACCGTTTATCGCACGCTACCGCAAAGAGATGACAGGGGAACTGGATGAGAACCGCCTTCGTGATATCGAAGACCGTACCAACTATTTGCGTAATCTGGAGGTTCGCAAGCGGGAAGTCATCCGGATTATAGATGAGCAGGGCAAACTGACCGACGAACTCAGATCGTCGATTGATCAAGCGGTGAAGCTTCAGGAAGTGGAAGACTTGTACCGTCCGTACAAGCAAAAGCGGAAGACACGCGCTAGTGTGGCGAAGGAGAAAGGACTTGAGCCTTTAGCCTCCTGGATTTGGAATCAGCCGAAGCAAGGGGACGCCCTGACGGAAGCTGCGAACTATGTGGATGAAGAAAAAGGAGTGGCTACGGCGGAAGAAGCGCTTCAAGGCGCAATGGACATTTTAGCGGAAAATATCGCTGATGATGCTACTGTTCGTTCCTGGGTGCGTCGCTATAGTATGGATCACGGCATATTGACCTCCGAAGCCAAGGATAAGGAAGCGGAGTCCGTCTACGAGAATTATTACGAATACCGTGAGCTGGCCAAAAAAATGCCGCCTCACCGTATCCTGGCTATCAACCGGGGGGAACGCGAGAATATCCTCAAGGTTGGTCTGGAGGTTCCGCCCGAGTCGATTCACGGATATATTGGCAAACAGGTATTAAGCGGCACATCTATGGTATCCGATATTTTGAACGCGGTTATTGAGGATGCTTACAAGCGCCTGATTGCCCCTTCCATTGAGCGGGAAGTTCGAGGTGAGCTGACGGAGAAAGGTGAGAACCAAGCTATCTCTATTTTTGCGGGGAATTTGCGCAGTCTGCTGCTGCAGCCGCCGGTGAAGGGACGCTGTGTGCTTGGGGTTGACCCGGCTTACCGTACGGGCTGTAAGCTGGCTGTGGTGGATGATACAGGTAAACTGCTTGAAGTAGCTGTGACATACCCTACGCCTCCGAACAATAAAAAGCGGGAGGCAGCCGCTAAATTTAAAGAGCTCATCACCAAATATGGAATCCAGCTAATTGTTATCGGAAACGGTACCGGATCCCGGGAGACGGAGCAGTTTGTTGCTGAGGTTATTTCTGACATTGGCGATCCTGATCTGGCGTATTTGATCGTTAATGAAGCGGGAGCAAGTGTGTACTCAGCCTCCAAGCTGGCCCAAGAGGAGTTCCCTGATCTCGATGTAGCGGAACGAAGTGCAGCCTCGATTGCCCGCCGTGTTCAAGATCCACTGGCTGAGCTGGTGAAGATTGATCCGAAATCGATCGGTGTGGGACAGTATCAGCACGATGTATCGCAAAAGCATTTGGAGGAAAGTCTGAAGGCGGTTGTGGAGTCGGCAGTTAACCATGTTGGTGTTGATGTTAATACGGCTTCTCCATCCCTGCTGTCTTATGTGGCGGGTATTAATGCGACAATCGCCAAGAACATTGTGAAATACCGGGAAGAGAACGGAAAGTTTGTCAGCCGGAAGCAGCTTCAGAAGGTGCCTCGTCTTGGGGCTAAAACCTTTGAACAATGTGTGGGTTTTATGCGGATTTCTGACGGGGATAATACGCTAGACAGTACACCAATTCACCCGGAATCTTATCCTGTGGTGGACCGGTTGTTCAAGGAGCTGAATGTTAGCTCGGACAAAGTTGGAACGAAAGAGTTGTCTGAACTCCTAGATGGACAAGCGACCGAAAATCTGGCTGTGAAGCTGGAAGTCGGTGTACCGACTCTGCGGGATATCCTGGATAGCCTCCAGCGCCCTGGCCGTGATCCACGGGAGGAGCTGCCGCTTCCGATCTTCCGTACGGATGTGTTGAAGATTGAAGACCTGCTCCCTGGAATGGAGCTTCAGGGGACCGTCCGCAACGTAATCGACTTTGGTGCCTTTGTTGATATCGGTATCAAGAGTGATGGATTAGTTCATATTTCACAGCTCAGCGATGGGTATGTCAAACATCCGATGGATGTTGTATCAGTCGGTGACAATGTAACCGTATGGGTATTGAATGTAGATTTGAAAAAAGGCCGCGTCGGTTTGACTATGCGTAAGCCGAAGGACCAATAA
- a CDS encoding NAD-dependent epimerase/dehydratase family protein — MKIFVAGATGVIGRLLLPALVQAGHEVIGMTHNKDRIDMIQSLGAQAVIADALDRDSIISTVASVQPEVIIHQLTSLNNWNVSDNARIREIGTRNLVDAGKAANVSRFIAQSISWAYEPGEGYASEEIPLDLNAPYPRKTTVDGIISLERAVAEISNHVILRYGMLYGRDTWYDRKGVIAEKVTTKQMQATEGITSFLHVEDAANAALLALDWPSGPINIVDDEPATGIEWLPVYAEALGAPKPNHNEGSNRGERGASNAKARIEYGWKPLYPTWRTGFYQSLSSE, encoded by the coding sequence ATGAAAATATTTGTGGCTGGGGCAACCGGAGTTATTGGACGTTTGCTGCTTCCTGCATTGGTACAAGCAGGTCATGAGGTTATTGGAATGACACATAACAAAGATCGCATAGACATGATTCAAAGCTTGGGGGCACAAGCTGTTATTGCGGATGCGTTAGATCGGGATTCAATCATTTCAACCGTAGCAAGTGTACAGCCCGAGGTGATCATACATCAATTGACTTCTTTGAATAATTGGAATGTATCAGACAATGCCAGAATAAGAGAAATTGGAACCCGAAATCTGGTTGATGCTGGTAAAGCAGCAAATGTTTCTCGTTTTATCGCACAAAGTATTTCGTGGGCTTATGAGCCTGGTGAGGGTTACGCTTCAGAAGAGATTCCTTTAGATTTGAACGCTCCTTACCCGCGAAAAACAACGGTTGATGGAATAATATCGCTGGAACGTGCAGTTGCTGAGATATCTAATCATGTCATTCTCAGGTACGGCATGCTCTATGGTCGTGATACTTGGTACGACCGTAAAGGAGTTATAGCTGAAAAAGTAACCACTAAACAAATGCAGGCAACCGAAGGGATCACTTCCTTCCTTCATGTGGAAGATGCGGCTAATGCAGCCTTGCTCGCTCTGGATTGGCCATCTGGCCCGATTAACATTGTGGATGATGAACCCGCAACCGGAATCGAATGGCTTCCTGTATACGCGGAGGCATTAGGTGCACCTAAGCCCAATCACAACGAGGGCAGCAACCGTGGCGAGCGCGGAGCGTCGAATGCCAAAGCCCGAATCGAATACGGTTGGAAACCACTTTACCCAACATGGAGAACTGGGTTTTATCAAAGTTTGTCATCCGAATAG
- a CDS encoding MFS transporter, whose protein sequence is MDIFRNRNFSIMFAGRILTNIGDSLYAVAAMWLVYDLGGSTLYTGLAGFLSIIPRIIQLLSGPLIDRIPVRSILVFTQLFQGLVLLIVPIAYYFEFLTVGLVLTITPILSTCNMWVYPAQMTALPKILDQKSLTQGNSLFSIAYQGIDVACNAISGVLIVALGAVSLYLWNSLGFFIGALLFAQIRIPSLASQPDIEDNADASSDSTRAEPSFMKRYLSDMKEGIRLLVATPLSRLLFGVIMVNAAGGATFTVLPAFSDSLGGAGIYGVLLMAQALGSLLGAIAAPYLKLERITLGNLYSGAFMICGLAWSICIFIPWPWLTVIVYGLAWIPGGVTNVMINTVIQKGIPSQNLGSVFAAASGMSGIAMPVGSLIGGALGIWIGGSGVIVWCGIAILMVSLYWRFDPVTRRLPASEQIHGSLFNYFSGDNSPSKPGTVHEVS, encoded by the coding sequence ATGGACATTTTCAGAAACAGAAACTTCTCGATTATGTTTGCAGGCCGTATTCTGACCAATATCGGAGACAGTCTGTATGCAGTGGCAGCGATGTGGCTGGTGTATGATTTGGGCGGCTCCACATTGTATACCGGATTGGCAGGATTCTTGTCTATTATCCCCAGGATTATTCAGCTCCTGTCAGGGCCGCTGATTGACCGCATTCCGGTAAGAAGTATTCTCGTATTCACACAGCTTTTTCAAGGATTGGTTCTGCTCATTGTTCCTATAGCCTATTATTTTGAATTTCTTACCGTTGGACTGGTACTGACGATTACACCGATTTTATCGACATGTAATATGTGGGTGTATCCGGCGCAGATGACAGCTCTCCCAAAAATACTGGATCAGAAATCGTTGACGCAGGGCAATTCCCTGTTCTCTATTGCTTACCAAGGGATTGATGTTGCATGCAATGCTATATCCGGCGTGTTAATTGTTGCTCTGGGGGCAGTATCATTATACTTGTGGAACTCTTTAGGCTTTTTCATTGGAGCACTGTTGTTTGCACAAATACGCATTCCATCCCTTGCTTCTCAACCCGATATTGAAGATAATGCGGATGCTTCTTCTGACTCAACCCGTGCAGAACCTAGCTTTATGAAACGTTATTTATCCGATATGAAAGAAGGAATCAGGCTTCTCGTGGCGACACCGCTATCGCGGCTGCTGTTTGGCGTTATTATGGTCAATGCAGCAGGGGGAGCGACATTTACCGTATTGCCTGCATTTAGCGACAGCCTTGGAGGTGCCGGTATATACGGTGTGCTGTTGATGGCCCAAGCGCTCGGCAGTTTGCTTGGTGCGATTGCTGCCCCGTACTTGAAGCTGGAACGGATTACCTTGGGGAATTTGTATTCGGGAGCGTTTATGATTTGTGGTTTGGCCTGGAGCATATGTATATTTATTCCTTGGCCTTGGCTTACGGTTATCGTTTACGGTTTGGCTTGGATTCCGGGAGGAGTGACGAATGTGATGATTAACACCGTTATTCAAAAAGGAATACCATCCCAAAATTTAGGTTCTGTATTCGCAGCTGCTTCGGGAATGAGCGGTATTGCTATGCCTGTAGGCAGTCTGATCGGCGGGGCGCTCGGCATATGGATAGGCGGAAGCGGCGTAATCGTGTGGTGCGGGATTGCGATTCTTATGGTCAGTCTGTACTGGAGATTTGACCCTGTCACCCGGCGTCTTCCGGCTTCGGAGCAGATACACGGATCATTGTTTAATTATTTCAGCGGCGATAACAGCCCGTCCAAGCCTGGAACGGTCCATGAAGTCAGCTAG
- the alr gene encoding alanine racemase, with protein sequence MQVIYRPTQADINLDHLRDNYNSFRSSLPEQMKLLACVKANAYGHGAVEVAREMEELGADYLSVAFLDEALELRQAGIHMPILVLGYTPPEGIETAWKHDITVTLFSPEVLEAIKALPEAGGRRLKVHIKIDSGMGRLGLLPGEAAISFMEEIFSLPQVIVEGMYTHFARADEENKDYTLEQYRRFKSVADALRDLGYTIPIIHTGNSAAAIDTPDLSYNMVRIGISLYGLYPSDEVNRTTVSLSPVMTLKTQLVYVKKLPQNYGISYGSKYVTEEEEVIGTLPIGYADGYSRMLSGKAEVLIRGRRVPVVGNICMDQCMVSLKSFAEEAEQIKVGEEVVLIGQQSGSCITADELASKLGTIHYELVCMIARRVPRAYIRGGIPVKRANPLW encoded by the coding sequence TTGCAAGTGATATATCGACCTACCCAAGCGGATATCAATCTGGACCATCTGCGTGACAATTACAACAGCTTCCGAAGCTCTCTTCCGGAGCAAATGAAGCTTCTGGCCTGTGTCAAAGCGAATGCATACGGACATGGGGCAGTAGAGGTTGCACGAGAGATGGAGGAACTGGGCGCGGACTATTTAAGCGTCGCCTTTTTGGATGAAGCGCTGGAGCTTCGTCAGGCGGGGATACACATGCCGATTCTTGTGTTAGGATACACGCCTCCAGAAGGGATCGAGACGGCATGGAAGCATGATATTACCGTGACCCTGTTCAGTCCAGAAGTGCTCGAAGCGATCAAGGCCCTGCCGGAAGCGGGAGGGCGTCGGCTGAAAGTGCACATCAAAATTGACAGTGGAATGGGCCGATTGGGTCTGCTTCCGGGCGAAGCTGCCATATCTTTTATGGAAGAGATTTTTTCGCTGCCGCAGGTAATTGTCGAAGGTATGTATACCCATTTTGCAAGAGCAGATGAAGAGAATAAAGACTACACACTGGAACAGTACCGGCGATTCAAAAGCGTGGCGGACGCCCTGCGGGATTTGGGTTACACCATCCCGATCATACATACGGGCAATAGTGCCGCTGCCATCGATACTCCTGATCTATCCTATAATATGGTGCGGATAGGCATCAGTTTATATGGATTGTATCCATCCGATGAGGTGAATCGAACAACGGTAAGCTTGAGCCCGGTCATGACGTTAAAGACGCAACTCGTCTATGTCAAAAAGCTTCCGCAGAACTACGGCATCAGCTATGGCAGCAAGTATGTAACCGAGGAGGAAGAAGTGATAGGAACCCTTCCCATCGGTTATGCTGACGGATATTCCCGTATGCTGAGCGGTAAAGCGGAAGTGCTGATACGCGGCCGCCGCGTTCCTGTTGTCGGTAATATTTGTATGGACCAGTGTATGGTATCGTTGAAATCTTTCGCCGAGGAGGCGGAACAAATCAAAGTCGGTGAAGAGGTTGTACTCATCGGCCAGCAGTCTGGATCGTGTATAACGGCAGATGAGCTGGCCTCTAAGCTGGGTACCATCCACTATGAATTGGTCTGCATGATCGCCCGTCGGGTGCCGCGTGCGTATATACGCGGAGGCATACCCGTTAAAAGGGCGAACCCCCTTTGGTAG
- a CDS encoding hydrolase/acyltransferase: MPNMRYVILQLNDKLQYVEMPSDYAYQLSALNLRLNKEFSKLTAPDKPELPLAIAECDNLDLLQESAQLVSGLDYINELERTFASLDETHYPLISLLTEIRALQAQLEQWYEEEAV, translated from the coding sequence ATGCCGAACATGCGTTATGTGATTTTACAGCTGAACGATAAACTGCAATACGTGGAGATGCCTTCGGATTACGCTTACCAGCTTAGCGCGCTCAATCTGCGGCTCAATAAGGAATTCAGCAAGTTGACCGCACCGGACAAGCCGGAGCTTCCGCTCGCCATAGCTGAATGTGATAACCTGGACTTGCTTCAGGAATCTGCGCAATTGGTCAGTGGTCTTGACTACATAAATGAATTGGAGCGCACCTTTGCTTCCCTGGATGAGACTCATTATCCGCTCATATCTCTGCTCACTGAAATTCGCGCCCTACAGGCACAGCTAGAGCAGTGGTATGAAGAAGAAGCCGTTTAA
- a CDS encoding LolA family protein, translated as MRRISWVLLAAVLSFTLVLSGCGKKDADGVIKDLGKVADKLESAKGAYQGAGVMTIHTGSTPQQYQVEVWYQSPSYYRISLTNGQKDITQIVLRNDDGVFVLTPSLNKSFRFKSDWPENQGQVYLYQTMLGSILSDNTRQFAEDKDSYVFDVAAKYHSHSLVRQKIWLAKDTYTPKQVQVSDSEAKVVVDVKFNSFTFDTNLTKESFDTNRNLSTMNQPEKQTMAEVDENGVPVASTDGTGEAQGPEAEPTAAQQLGSFGIIEPEYTPAGVMIKDTQEIADSKDHAVVLRYDGVYQYTIMESRPLDRAVSLAPGSAIDLGFTMGVLTGDEQKTLTWMTEGIEFRITSANLPTSEMVEIAASMKEQSGK; from the coding sequence ATGCGCCGGATTTCATGGGTGCTGCTCGCTGCTGTATTAAGCTTCACCTTGGTGTTATCGGGATGTGGAAAGAAGGATGCCGACGGAGTTATAAAGGATCTGGGCAAGGTTGCTGATAAGCTGGAGAGTGCTAAAGGAGCTTATCAGGGTGCTGGAGTGATGACCATACATACAGGTTCGACTCCTCAGCAGTATCAGGTGGAGGTATGGTATCAATCCCCGAGCTATTACCGGATCAGCTTGACCAACGGACAGAAGGACATTACACAAATTGTACTGCGCAATGATGATGGGGTGTTTGTTCTTACGCCAAGTCTTAACAAGAGCTTCCGCTTCAAGAGCGACTGGCCGGAGAATCAAGGACAGGTGTACCTGTACCAGACGATGCTCGGCAGCATTTTAAGTGATAATACTCGTCAGTTCGCGGAGGATAAAGACAGCTACGTATTTGATGTTGCCGCCAAATATCATAGCCATTCCCTCGTGCGTCAAAAGATTTGGCTTGCCAAGGACACCTACACACCAAAGCAGGTTCAAGTATCTGACTCTGAGGCTAAAGTGGTTGTGGATGTAAAATTCAACTCATTTACCTTTGATACGAATTTGACAAAAGAATCGTTCGACACGAACCGTAACCTCAGCACGATGAATCAGCCGGAGAAACAAACGATGGCTGAAGTGGATGAGAATGGAGTACCAGTGGCCTCTACCGACGGAACGGGAGAAGCTCAAGGGCCGGAAGCAGAACCTACTGCAGCCCAGCAACTCGGATCATTCGGAATCATTGAGCCTGAATACACTCCGGCTGGGGTCATGATCAAAGATACACAGGAAATTGCAGATAGCAAGGACCATGCGGTCGTTCTCCGTTATGACGGTGTGTATCAATACACAATCATGGAGTCCCGTCCGCTGGATCGTGCGGTGTCGCTGGCACCAGGCAGCGCGATAGACTTAGGCTTTACTATGGGCGTGCTGACAGGCGATGAGCAAAAAACACTGACCTGGATGACGGAAGGGATTGAATTCCGGATCACGAGTGCAAACCTTCCAACTTCTGAAATGGTTGAAATCGCTGCTTCCATGAAGGAACAATCGGGTAAATAA
- a CDS encoding SprT family protein — translation MSNEELQAWVEEISIKSFHVPFRHRALFNRRLSTTGGRYFMKSHNIEINPHQLEIHGREEVEKIIKHELCHYHLHLAGRGYKHRDSDFKTLLKAVGGSRFCKAIVKPQDKQRKPEPYRYVLRCVDCGTEYKRKRKMDPTRYRCGRCSGRLRLLPLD, via the coding sequence ATGAGTAACGAAGAGCTTCAGGCTTGGGTGGAAGAGATCTCGATTAAAAGTTTTCATGTTCCATTTAGGCACCGTGCTTTGTTTAACCGTAGGCTTTCCACCACAGGCGGGCGGTATTTTATGAAGAGCCACAATATAGAAATTAATCCTCACCAGCTTGAGATTCATGGGCGAGAAGAGGTGGAAAAGATTATAAAGCATGAGCTATGCCATTATCATCTACATCTGGCAGGACGGGGGTATAAGCATCGTGATTCCGATTTCAAAACACTGCTTAAGGCTGTAGGTGGCAGCCGTTTCTGTAAAGCAATTGTAAAACCGCAGGATAAACAACGAAAACCAGAGCCCTATCGCTATGTGCTGCGGTGTGTGGATTGTGGAACAGAATACAAGCGCAAACGAAAAATGGATCCAACGCGTTACCGCTGTGGCCGCTGCAGTGGTCGTCTTCGTCTTCTGCCGCTTGACTGA